The proteins below come from a single Desulfitobacterium metallireducens DSM 15288 genomic window:
- a CDS encoding FmdB family zinc ribbon protein, translating to MPIYEFKCPSCGTKLTQLCKMGELGQDLTCSECKHLGLTRQLSGFSSPGIAGASGTGGCSTHCGGNCSGCHS from the coding sequence TTTAAATGTCCAAGTTGTGGAACGAAGTTAACGCAGCTGTGCAAAATGGGTGAATTGGGACAGGACTTAACCTGCTCTGAATGTAAACACCTTGGACTAACGCGCCAACTTTCCGGATTTTCAAGTCCGGGTATTGCTGGAGCAAGTGGTACAGGCGGTTGCTCGACTCACTGCGGGGGTAATTGTTCAGGTTGTCACAGTTAA
- a CDS encoding tRNA (cytidine(34)-2'-O)-methyltransferase, with product MLNIVMVEPEIPPNTGNVARLCAVTGATLHLVKPLGFEITDKYMKRAGLDYWDQLDLHIYENFAQFEEMNPSGPRYLATTKGSRPHTDVQFEQNGYFLFGKETKGLAPEIIAKYPETAIRLPMLPNARCLNLSNSVAIIAYEALRQWGYPGLV from the coding sequence ATGCTAAACATCGTTATGGTCGAACCGGAGATTCCCCCGAATACAGGGAATGTAGCTCGTCTTTGTGCGGTTACCGGGGCGACACTTCATCTTGTTAAACCTCTAGGTTTTGAAATTACTGATAAATATATGAAACGAGCGGGCTTGGATTATTGGGATCAGCTTGATCTTCATATCTATGAAAACTTTGCTCAATTTGAAGAAATGAATCCTTCAGGGCCGCGCTATTTAGCAACGACTAAGGGTTCACGTCCCCATACGGATGTTCAATTTGAACAGAATGGTTATTTCTTATTTGGTAAAGAAACAAAAGGGCTCGCCCCTGAGATTATTGCTAAGTATCCGGAAACGGCGATTCGGTTACCGATGCTTCCGAATGCACGGTGCTTGAATTTATCAAACTCAGTCGCGATCATCGCGTATGAGGCTTTACGTCAGTGGGGTTATCCGGGACTTGTCTAA
- a CDS encoding glycosyltransferase family 4 protein: protein MSYVWTFILALLIAVLATPISMILGHRWGAIAIPGGRHVHKRPIPRIGGLAIYAAFWLAIVFTQSWNSDLSGLFVGSTIIVGVGLWDDIKDMRPLTKLFWQIAAASVLVLFGFSMDSLPYFGAIKLWWVGALLAIFWVIGLVNTVNISDGLDGLAAGICFMAAILLFWSANRINQVVPAHLTLALAGSALGFLVYNFHPAKVFMGDTGSMFLGYIIGGISIMGLLKTATVLGLVFPLVVLGMPLTDLTFAIIRRKIHGQSIGQADRGHLHHRLIDAGLSQRQAVLMLYAMSACFGIAAVLGAMGSWIWAAVLLIADFTFILFIMLRRTQALTAFARKHSK from the coding sequence ATGAGTTATGTTTGGACATTTATCCTTGCCCTGTTGATCGCAGTTTTGGCTACTCCAATTTCAATGATTTTAGGTCATCGTTGGGGTGCCATCGCGATTCCGGGAGGACGACATGTTCATAAAAGACCGATACCCCGAATTGGTGGATTAGCAATCTATGCCGCCTTTTGGCTTGCAATCGTGTTTACACAAAGCTGGAATTCAGACCTTTCTGGTTTATTTGTCGGAAGCACGATAATTGTAGGGGTAGGTCTTTGGGATGACATAAAAGACATGCGGCCCTTGACCAAACTCTTTTGGCAAATCGCTGCGGCTTCTGTGCTCGTTTTGTTTGGCTTTTCTATGGATTCCCTGCCGTATTTTGGCGCAATCAAGCTGTGGTGGGTTGGCGCCTTACTTGCGATTTTTTGGGTTATCGGGTTAGTCAATACCGTTAACATTTCAGATGGTCTTGATGGCTTGGCGGCAGGAATCTGTTTCATGGCAGCAATCCTTTTATTCTGGTCAGCAAACCGAATTAACCAGGTTGTGCCGGCACATTTAACGTTAGCCTTAGCGGGTTCAGCACTCGGATTTCTCGTTTATAACTTTCACCCAGCCAAGGTGTTTATGGGGGATACAGGGAGTATGTTCCTGGGGTACATTATTGGCGGGATTTCAATTATGGGATTATTAAAAACAGCTACAGTACTTGGCTTGGTTTTCCCTCTAGTCGTTTTGGGGATGCCACTTACCGATTTAACCTTTGCTATTATTCGCCGTAAAATTCATGGCCAGTCGATTGGACAAGCAGACCGGGGGCATCTCCATCATCGCTTGATTGATGCAGGGCTATCTCAGCGACAAGCTGTGCTTATGCTCTATGCGATGAGCGCATGTTTTGGAATTGCTGCAGTGTTAGGAGCAATGGGTTCATGGATCTGGGCAGCCGTATTATTGATTGCGGATTTTACCTTCATTCTCTTCATTATGCTCCGTCGGACTCAGGCGCTGACAGCATTTGCGCGAAAGCACAGTAAATAA
- a CDS encoding glycosyl hydrolase family 18 protein: MPLSLLGFYNGLTERERAYPYFQRYGYLLDEIAFFQISIQANGDLSAHPSRQLIAEAHQKGNKALLVISNLTPKGQFSTELLSQLVRNPSFSNRVVQNIRNLLSQYRLDGVNFDLEKAAVQDRNLYTQLIYNWTMQLKRENYRVTMDVPAKTGEDTTDVWKGAFDYQALGQIVDEIVLMTYEEHWPGSAPGSVASLPWVNQVLDYALRTIPAQKIMMGVPLYGYDWVQGNGAKVISYRRATELARRMGAPLRWDAQQHSTFFTYASEGKRHTVYFEDVRSLKEKLDLAIRRGIRGVALWEMNLSYPELWATLQTYKQG; encoded by the coding sequence ATGCCTCTAAGTCTTTTGGGTTTTTATAACGGCTTGACGGAACGAGAAAGAGCTTATCCCTATTTTCAACGCTATGGATATCTTCTTGATGAAATCGCCTTCTTCCAGATTTCAATTCAGGCCAATGGGGACTTATCAGCACATCCGAGTCGCCAACTAATCGCTGAAGCTCATCAGAAGGGGAATAAAGCGTTGCTCGTGATCTCAAATCTTACGCCGAAAGGGCAATTTTCGACGGAGCTGCTGTCGCAACTTGTGCGTAATCCATCGTTTTCTAACCGTGTTGTCCAGAATATACGCAATTTATTAAGCCAATATCGCTTGGATGGTGTTAATTTCGACCTCGAGAAAGCAGCCGTTCAGGATCGAAATCTTTACACACAACTTATCTATAATTGGACCATGCAGTTGAAACGGGAAAACTATCGAGTAACTATGGATGTGCCAGCAAAAACGGGGGAAGATACAACCGATGTCTGGAAGGGTGCGTTTGATTATCAGGCATTAGGACAAATCGTTGATGAAATTGTTTTGATGACCTATGAAGAGCATTGGCCGGGAAGCGCACCGGGATCTGTTGCTTCTTTACCCTGGGTGAATCAAGTCTTGGATTACGCTTTAAGAACTATTCCGGCTCAAAAGATCATGATGGGAGTTCCTCTATATGGATATGACTGGGTTCAAGGAAATGGGGCAAAAGTGATAAGCTATAGACGCGCGACGGAGTTGGCACGTCGCATGGGTGCACCTCTGCGATGGGATGCCCAACAACATTCGACCTTCTTCACCTACGCCAGTGAAGGCAAACGTCATACAGTCTACTTTGAAGACGTACGGAGCTTGAAGGAGAAATTAGATCTGGCTATCCGGCGAGGAATTCGAGGCGTGGCCCTTTGGGAAATGAATCTTAGCTATCCAGAGTTATGGGCGACGTTACAAACTTATAAGCAAGGTTAG
- a CDS encoding metal-dependent hydrolase has translation MEIRYHGHSCFEIVGNEGRLLIDPFLTGNPKADIKAEDIEELDGILVSHGHADHLGDAIEISKRTGAPIIGVYELALLCERAGAKTHAMHIGGKYQFGFGMVRLTQALHGSFFEVPESENGFVYAGLACGFLLQMEGKWLYHAGDTGLFGDMELIGRRHPLELAMLPIGDNFVMGPEEAAYAATLLRAKRVIPMHYNTFPNIRQDEAEFTELLNRKFPESQGIALKPGEVLRID, from the coding sequence ATGGAAATTCGTTATCATGGCCATTCCTGTTTTGAAATTGTAGGGAATGAAGGGCGACTCTTGATTGATCCGTTTTTGACAGGGAATCCGAAAGCAGATATCAAAGCTGAGGATATTGAAGAATTGGATGGGATCCTTGTCTCGCATGGTCATGCAGATCATTTGGGGGACGCGATTGAGATTTCGAAAAGGACGGGTGCGCCGATTATCGGGGTTTATGAATTAGCATTGCTTTGTGAGCGAGCTGGAGCGAAAACGCATGCGATGCATATCGGCGGTAAATATCAGTTTGGCTTTGGCATGGTCCGCTTAACACAGGCTCTGCATGGATCGTTTTTTGAAGTTCCAGAGAGTGAAAACGGTTTCGTATATGCCGGTCTTGCCTGTGGTTTTCTTCTGCAAATGGAAGGTAAATGGCTCTATCATGCTGGGGATACTGGTCTTTTCGGAGATATGGAGCTGATTGGACGTCGGCATCCTTTGGAGCTGGCGATGCTTCCAATTGGGGATAATTTCGTCATGGGTCCGGAAGAGGCAGCTTATGCAGCAACGCTTCTGCGGGCCAAACGTGTGATTCCGATGCACTATAATACCTTCCCGAATATCAGGCAGGATGAGGCTGAATTCACTGAGCTCTTAAACCGTAAATTCCCGGAAAGCCAAGGGATAGCGTTGAAACCGGGTGAAGTACTTAGAATTGACTAA
- a CDS encoding HAD family hydrolase: protein MKRNYDVILFDLDGTLTDPKLGIVNSILYALNSLGIRENDRERLIKFIGPPLKDSFMEYYHFDEELALHAIDKYREYFATKGIFENAVYPRIPMLLKELSAQGKKIALATSKPTDFAQRILDHFNLKQYFSFTGGSNLDGSRTKKSEVIAYVLQESQVKSRSNAVMIGDRKFDLIGAREIGIDSIGVLYGYGSQTELERENPTHLANTVDDLRKILL, encoded by the coding sequence ATGAAACGCAACTATGACGTAATACTATTTGATTTAGATGGTACCCTGACTGATCCCAAACTAGGAATTGTAAACTCAATTCTGTATGCCTTAAATTCCCTTGGCATTAGAGAAAACGATCGCGAACGGTTAATAAAATTTATTGGACCTCCGCTTAAAGATTCTTTTATGGAGTATTATCACTTTGATGAAGAGCTAGCCCTCCATGCCATTGATAAATATCGAGAGTATTTTGCGACGAAAGGCATCTTCGAAAATGCAGTTTATCCGAGAATTCCGATGTTGCTTAAAGAGCTATCCGCCCAAGGCAAAAAAATAGCTCTTGCCACTTCGAAACCTACGGATTTTGCTCAGCGCATCTTAGATCATTTTAACTTGAAACAATATTTTTCTTTTACAGGCGGGAGTAATCTCGACGGGAGCCGTACAAAGAAAAGCGAAGTTATAGCTTATGTTTTACAGGAAAGCCAAGTAAAAAGCCGCTCTAATGCGGTGATGATTGGAGATCGGAAATTCGACCTGATCGGCGCCAGGGAAATCGGAATTGATTCCATTGGTGTGTTATATGGGTATGGTTCTCAAACTGAACTTGAAAGAGAAAATCCAACTCACCTAGCAAATACAGTGGACGATTTGAGAAAAATCTTACTTTAA
- a CDS encoding small, acid-soluble spore protein, alpha/beta type, which yields MNDEEIVKSDPSLKKNSLKKDKKEKKPKVKRTDPYEALKMEIAAELGLMDQVRDEGWHSLSARDAGKIGGIMTQRKKKQKTENNI from the coding sequence ATGAATGATGAAGAAATTGTGAAAAGTGATCCATCTTTAAAGAAAAATTCATTGAAAAAAGATAAAAAAGAAAAGAAACCGAAAGTAAAGCGAACAGATCCGTATGAAGCTTTGAAGATGGAGATTGCGGCTGAATTAGGCTTAATGGATCAAGTCCGCGATGAGGGGTGGCATTCTCTCAGCGCGAGAGATGCGGGAAAAATTGGTGGAATCATGACTCAACGCAAGAAAAAACAGAAGACCGAGAATAATATTTAA
- a CDS encoding DRTGG domain-containing protein codes for MSQTKHQQILSFIEDLAVGSKVSVRFIARELDVSEGTAYRAIKEAENKGFVRSIPKVGTIRIEGVKERQIEDLTLREVSQIVEGMVLCGAETLDHSPNKFIIAAMELDAMERYLEEEGLCIVGNRHDAQLYALNQGSPLLITGGFEPQQDVIDLARQKNLAVIESPYDTFAVTTMINRALYDRLIEKELVLVEDIMVKDVHYLTTKATVQDWYELAQKTSHSRFPVVDEEMIVVGIITAVDLAGADMKTSVVDVMNSKPYVVGRDDSVTHVSRIMVWEGWEIAAVVEQGKLIGIISLQDVIEAYQQVQKQPQFGETVDNLILSGFRYLEDSENLTIEGEITQFMINEFGSASVGVLVTVMNMAGYIALRKQYRLDAITENFTLYQLQPLAVGTQVRITAKLLLVSKKHSNIEIDVYAEDSLVAKGLMSARMGHK; via the coding sequence TTGAGTCAAACAAAACATCAACAGATTTTGAGTTTTATAGAAGACCTTGCTGTGGGAAGCAAGGTTTCTGTGCGTTTTATTGCACGGGAATTGGATGTCAGCGAAGGAACGGCTTACAGGGCGATTAAAGAAGCTGAGAATAAAGGCTTTGTTCGTTCTATTCCAAAAGTCGGGACGATACGAATTGAAGGGGTCAAAGAACGCCAGATTGAGGACTTAACTTTGCGTGAAGTCTCTCAAATCGTGGAAGGCATGGTCCTTTGCGGAGCGGAAACTTTGGATCATTCTCCTAATAAATTTATTATCGCTGCGATGGAACTGGATGCCATGGAACGTTATCTTGAAGAAGAAGGACTCTGTATTGTGGGAAATCGTCATGATGCCCAACTGTACGCTTTGAATCAAGGGTCACCGTTGCTGATTACGGGCGGGTTTGAACCCCAACAAGATGTGATAGATTTAGCTCGTCAAAAGAATTTGGCGGTTATCGAATCACCCTATGATACATTTGCAGTAACGACGATGATCAATAGGGCTTTGTATGATCGATTAATTGAGAAGGAACTCGTACTCGTCGAAGATATTATGGTTAAGGATGTTCATTATTTAACGACGAAAGCTACGGTTCAAGATTGGTATGAACTTGCTCAGAAAACGAGCCATAGCCGATTCCCTGTGGTTGATGAAGAAATGATTGTGGTTGGGATTATAACGGCTGTCGATCTCGCAGGAGCGGATATGAAGACTTCAGTCGTCGATGTCATGAATTCGAAGCCCTATGTCGTAGGTCGAGATGATTCAGTGACTCATGTTTCCCGGATCATGGTGTGGGAAGGATGGGAGATCGCCGCTGTTGTCGAGCAGGGAAAATTGATTGGGATCATTAGTCTTCAAGATGTGATCGAAGCCTATCAGCAGGTGCAAAAACAGCCTCAATTTGGAGAAACCGTCGATAATCTCATTTTAAGTGGTTTTCGTTATCTCGAAGATTCGGAAAACCTCACGATCGAGGGCGAAATCACCCAATTTATGATCAATGAATTTGGCTCAGCAAGCGTTGGTGTATTGGTTACGGTTATGAATATGGCGGGTTATATTGCTTTACGTAAACAATATCGATTAGATGCCATCACAGAGAATTTTACACTTTATCAGTTGCAACCGCTTGCAGTAGGTACTCAGGTGCGAATTACTGCAAAACTTCTTTTAGTTTCTAAAAAACATAGCAATATTGAAATTGATGTTTATGCTGAAGATTCACTCGTAGCTAAGGGTCTAATGTCAGCGCGAATGGGACATAAATAA
- a CDS encoding DNA polymerase III subunit alpha — protein sequence MFTHLHVHTEYSLLDGAARIDKVVKRAMELGMTSLAITDHGVMYGVIDFYKACHKVGIKPIIGCEVYVAPHGRKERIPGRDDKNRHLVLLAENEEGYHNIVRLVTLAQVEGFYYKPRVDKALLKEYSSGIIALSACLAGEVSEYLLGNQYESACKAALEYQEIFGKGNFYLEIQDHGIEEQRRVNAGMYKVHKETGIPLVATNDVHYIKQEDAFVQDVLLCIQTGKSLTDASRMSFSSQEFFLKSEQEMKLLFGEHPEALENTARIAERCQVDFKFGDHYLPVFQVPEGYTLDTFLRQECLEAFPKYYPEQTEEQKERLEYELGVISQTGFSGYFLIVADFCQYARTHGVAVGPGRGSAAASMVAYLMEITTVEPLQHDLLFERFLNPERISMPDIDIDFDPEGRESVIHYVTEKYGADKVCQIITFGTMGAKAAIRDVGRVLALPLARVDKVAKAIPSDLGMTLEKALTASPELVKMVAEDPEIKRLYELSQAVEGMPRHASTHAAGVVIAKKPLMSYLPLQKTSDGSFLMTQFPMKTVEEIGLLKMDFLGLRNLTILQVAQRMIEETRGIELNFRTLPLEDEATYELLSTGNSTGVFQLESGGMRAVLKDLKPTCFEDIIAVLALYRPGPMDQIPEFIRRKHGGKITYLHPKLEPILRSTYGIIVYQEQVMQIARNLAGYSLGRADLLRRAMGKKKKEIMEEERQNFVHGLQNDTGEWIIPGALRLGLTEQEAGEIFDLMAKFAEYGFNKGHATAYAVISYQTAFLKAHYPQEFTAALLSTVMNSSDKVSFYIQEAKSLEIQVLPPSVQKSGVDFSIEGDGIRFGLGAIRNVGANVVEKIIEARQEGAFTSLYDFCIRVDSKVLNKRVLESLLRAGAFSSLCGRAQGLLGLDRVLEMAQQRQKDKESGQISLFDFGDSVDEGVTLQEVPEFPEREILNMEKEYLGLYLSGHPLSSVQDKLKAAISSDVMTCLELEEDQRVILGGLVTGYRTTLTKKGEMMASFVLEDLTGTIEVLVFPRVFAQISGLGDDQISIIEGKFNVREDEKKLFAEKIYDLEHLPEHRTSKGYLSTPTIPNSNETLTQRKLFLRFAQEGTPLLEQVLSVLQKYTGPCPVYFFYEENKKLIQSRQEYWVKDLEALIGDLGQILGQENVAWKVS from the coding sequence ATGTTTACCCACTTACATGTCCACACAGAATACAGTTTGCTCGATGGTGCCGCCCGGATTGATAAAGTTGTAAAACGGGCAATGGAACTCGGGATGACGTCTTTAGCTATAACCGATCATGGCGTGATGTATGGTGTGATCGACTTTTATAAAGCATGTCACAAAGTGGGAATCAAGCCGATCATTGGGTGTGAGGTTTATGTTGCTCCGCATGGACGGAAGGAACGTATTCCGGGCAGAGATGATAAAAACCGTCACCTGGTCTTACTTGCGGAAAATGAGGAGGGCTATCATAATATTGTCCGTTTGGTGACCCTTGCCCAGGTGGAAGGCTTTTATTATAAGCCCCGTGTAGATAAAGCCTTGTTAAAGGAATATAGTAGCGGCATAATCGCGCTTAGTGCGTGTTTGGCAGGAGAAGTTTCAGAGTATCTTTTAGGGAATCAATATGAAAGTGCTTGTAAGGCAGCTTTAGAGTATCAAGAAATTTTTGGAAAGGGAAATTTCTACTTAGAAATCCAAGATCACGGGATTGAGGAGCAGCGTCGGGTTAATGCAGGCATGTATAAAGTTCATAAGGAGACAGGAATCCCCTTAGTAGCGACGAACGATGTTCACTATATCAAACAGGAAGATGCGTTTGTCCAGGATGTACTCCTTTGCATTCAGACCGGAAAAAGCTTAACTGATGCTTCACGTATGAGTTTTTCCAGTCAAGAGTTTTTCTTGAAATCCGAACAAGAGATGAAACTACTTTTTGGGGAACACCCGGAAGCCCTCGAAAATACGGCACGGATTGCAGAACGTTGCCAGGTGGATTTTAAATTTGGGGACCACTATTTGCCTGTTTTCCAGGTTCCGGAGGGGTATACGCTCGATACCTTTTTACGCCAAGAATGTCTGGAAGCCTTCCCTAAGTATTATCCTGAGCAAACGGAGGAACAAAAAGAACGCTTGGAGTATGAACTTGGGGTTATCTCGCAAACAGGCTTTTCAGGATATTTTTTGATCGTTGCCGATTTTTGTCAGTATGCGCGTACGCATGGTGTAGCGGTGGGACCGGGTCGTGGGTCAGCGGCCGCAAGCATGGTCGCGTATCTCATGGAAATTACCACCGTTGAACCGTTGCAACATGATTTGCTTTTTGAACGTTTCCTTAATCCGGAACGAATCAGTATGCCGGATATCGATATTGATTTTGACCCTGAAGGGCGAGAGAGTGTCATCCATTACGTGACTGAAAAATATGGGGCAGATAAAGTCTGCCAAATTATTACCTTCGGAACGATGGGGGCTAAGGCTGCGATCCGTGATGTTGGGCGGGTCTTGGCGTTACCCTTGGCCCGGGTAGATAAAGTGGCCAAAGCGATTCCCAGCGATCTGGGAATGACTTTGGAGAAAGCGTTAACAGCATCTCCGGAATTGGTTAAGATGGTCGCTGAGGATCCCGAAATCAAACGCCTTTATGAGTTGTCTCAAGCGGTTGAAGGGATGCCACGTCACGCTTCAACTCATGCAGCGGGCGTTGTGATTGCGAAGAAACCCTTAATGAGCTATCTACCACTGCAAAAGACCTCAGACGGAAGTTTCCTCATGACCCAATTTCCGATGAAAACTGTAGAGGAAATTGGACTTTTAAAAATGGACTTTTTGGGCTTGCGAAACTTGACGATCCTCCAAGTTGCTCAGCGTATGATTGAAGAGACACGGGGTATTGAGTTAAATTTTCGGACTCTCCCCCTTGAAGATGAGGCAACTTATGAATTGCTTTCCACGGGGAATAGCACCGGCGTGTTTCAGCTCGAAAGTGGGGGTATGCGTGCTGTTCTAAAAGACTTAAAACCGACCTGTTTTGAGGACATTATTGCAGTGTTAGCCCTTTACCGTCCAGGCCCGATGGACCAAATTCCTGAGTTTATCCGACGTAAGCATGGGGGTAAAATTACCTATCTGCATCCTAAGCTTGAACCGATTCTGCGCTCAACCTACGGAATTATCGTCTACCAGGAACAGGTCATGCAGATTGCCCGAAATTTAGCAGGCTACTCACTGGGGCGAGCCGATTTGCTACGTCGGGCGATGGGAAAAAAGAAAAAAGAAATCATGGAAGAAGAGCGACAGAATTTTGTCCATGGGTTACAAAATGATACCGGAGAATGGATTATTCCCGGTGCGTTGCGGTTAGGACTCACAGAGCAAGAAGCCGGAGAGATCTTCGATTTGATGGCTAAGTTCGCAGAATATGGGTTCAATAAAGGTCATGCAACGGCTTATGCCGTAATTTCATATCAAACCGCCTTTTTAAAAGCTCATTATCCTCAAGAATTTACGGCTGCGCTACTGAGTACGGTCATGAATTCTTCAGATAAAGTATCCTTTTATATTCAAGAAGCCAAATCACTAGAGATTCAAGTCCTTCCACCGTCTGTGCAAAAAAGCGGAGTTGATTTCAGCATTGAAGGGGACGGTATCCGATTTGGGTTAGGGGCGATACGCAATGTGGGTGCAAATGTCGTTGAGAAAATTATTGAAGCACGTCAAGAAGGTGCCTTTACTTCTCTTTATGATTTTTGCATTCGGGTGGATAGCAAGGTATTAAATAAACGTGTTTTAGAAAGCTTATTAAGAGCAGGGGCTTTTAGCTCGCTCTGTGGCCGTGCTCAGGGCCTTTTAGGGTTAGACCGGGTTCTGGAAATGGCTCAGCAGCGACAAAAAGATAAAGAAAGTGGACAAATTTCTCTTTTCGATTTTGGTGATTCTGTGGATGAAGGCGTGACTCTGCAGGAGGTGCCAGAATTCCCAGAACGAGAAATACTTAATATGGAAAAAGAGTATTTAGGGCTCTATCTCTCCGGACATCCACTTTCAAGCGTTCAGGACAAGCTTAAAGCGGCCATTTCTTCTGATGTAATGACCTGTCTTGAGCTTGAAGAAGATCAGAGGGTTATTTTAGGTGGCTTAGTTACGGGATATAGAACGACTCTTACCAAAAAAGGGGAGATGATGGCTAGCTTTGTCCTTGAAGACTTGACTGGCACGATCGAAGTTCTCGTTTTTCCGCGTGTTTTTGCGCAAATATCGGGGCTAGGCGATGATCAAATCTCGATTATTGAAGGAAAATTCAATGTCCGCGAGGATGAAAAGAAACTTTTTGCTGAAAAAATTTATGATTTAGAGCATTTACCTGAGCATCGAACTTCGAAGGGTTATTTAAGTACGCCTACGATCCCAAATTCGAATGAAACGCTTACTCAAAGAAAGCTTTTTCTGAGATTTGCTCAGGAGGGTACCCCTCTTCTAGAACAAGTTCTATCCGTATTACAAAAGTATACGGGTCCTTGTCCAGTCTATTTTTTTTATGAGGAGAATAAGAAACTGATCCAAAGTAGACAAGAATATTGGGTGAAGGATTTAGAAGCGCTGATAGGAGATCTTGGCCAAATTTTAGGACAAGAGAATGTGGCGTGGAAGGTTAGTTGA
- the coaD gene encoding pantetheine-phosphate adenylyltransferase: protein MNVKTAIYPGTFDPVTNGHLDILVRASEIFDEIIIAVAVDSQKSTLFSLNERVAFLEEATKDLKGISVKGFEGLTIEFARQCGATAIIRGLRVTGDFEYELQLALMNKKLAPDIETIFLMTKSDYSFISSSAIRWAASLKGEISEFVPSHVKKALLERYPLD, encoded by the coding sequence ATGAATGTAAAGACAGCTATTTATCCAGGTACATTTGACCCCGTGACCAATGGTCACTTGGATATTCTAGTCAGAGCATCGGAGATTTTTGATGAAATTATTATAGCGGTCGCGGTCGATAGCCAAAAAAGTACGCTTTTTTCCCTTAACGAACGGGTGGCTTTTCTGGAAGAAGCGACGAAAGACTTAAAAGGGATAAGCGTCAAAGGCTTTGAGGGACTCACGATCGAATTCGCCAGGCAGTGCGGGGCAACCGCTATCATTCGTGGTTTGAGAGTTACAGGAGATTTTGAGTACGAATTACAACTTGCTTTGATGAACAAGAAACTCGCTCCAGATATTGAAACCATCTTTCTGATGACGAAGAGTGACTATTCCTTTATCAGTTCGAGTGCGATTCGTTGGGCAGCCAGTCTTAAAGGCGAAATTTCGGAATTTGTGCCTTCTCATGTCAAAAAGGCGCTATTAGAAAGATATCCACTCGATTGA
- the accD gene encoding acetyl-CoA carboxylase, carboxyltransferase subunit beta: MFKDIFHKTKYVTIQSTEPVQNQPQKSSVTASSRKEIPDGVWVKCPECGETLYKKAVSENLEVCPLCSYHFRITSRERLESIADPGSFEEWDVEIHTNNPLEFPGYEEKLAKAEESTDQTESVLTGRVTVEGLPVVLALNEGNFMMGSMGSVTGEKITRAIERAIDLRLPVIIFSTSGGARMQEGILSLYQMAKTSAALSRLSENHLLYISVMTDPTFGGVTASYASLGDIQIAEPGALIGFTGPRVIKQTMRQELPPGAQTAEFNQEHGLIDLVVERSQMRSVLARLLRYHQEGADYGTTL; this comes from the coding sequence ATGTTCAAAGATATATTTCATAAAACAAAATATGTAACCATTCAATCCACGGAGCCAGTACAAAACCAACCCCAGAAATCCTCCGTCACCGCCTCAAGTCGGAAAGAAATCCCAGACGGTGTTTGGGTGAAGTGCCCAGAATGCGGGGAGACTCTCTATAAGAAAGCAGTATCAGAGAATCTCGAGGTTTGTCCACTCTGTAGTTATCATTTTCGAATCACTTCGCGGGAACGTTTAGAATCGATCGCTGATCCCGGAAGCTTCGAGGAATGGGATGTAGAAATCCATACGAATAATCCTTTAGAATTTCCTGGTTATGAAGAAAAACTGGCAAAAGCTGAAGAGAGCACGGATCAGACGGAATCCGTACTCACAGGAAGAGTGACCGTTGAGGGCCTTCCGGTTGTTTTGGCGCTCAATGAAGGAAACTTCATGATGGGGAGTATGGGTTCGGTGACAGGAGAGAAGATTACGCGGGCGATTGAACGCGCCATCGACCTACGTTTACCCGTGATCATATTTTCGACGTCTGGTGGAGCACGGATGCAGGAAGGCATTTTGTCCCTCTATCAAATGGCAAAAACAAGTGCTGCACTATCTCGCTTGTCCGAAAATCACTTGCTTTATATTTCCGTTATGACCGATCCTACATTTGGAGGAGTCACTGCAAGCTATGCTTCCTTGGGAGATATTCAGATTGCAGAACCAGGAGCACTGATTGGCTTTACTGGTCCACGCGTGATTAAACAAACCATGCGGCAAGAACTTCCTCCTGGAGCACAGACGGCTGAATTTAACCAAGAACATGGACTTATTGACCTCGTGGTTGAGCGCTCACAGATGCGTTCTGTTTTAGCTCGTTTGTTGCGTTATCATCAGGAAGGGGCAGATTATGGCACAACACTTTGA